The DNA window GAGGAGACGCTCCAAGGTAGCCTGGCCCGCGTCGCCCGCCGCCGGTCCGCCGTCCACCTGCTGCGCCTCAGCGGCTGCGGAGAGAACTCGGTGCTTGAAGAGGACTTCATGCTGAAGACCCAGGCGGAGTTGCTGCTAGAGCGTCTGCGGGAGGTGCCGAGGGCCGAAGCCGAAGGCCCTAACCGGTTTCTCAGCACCCTGTGGGACCGCTTGCCTCAGAACAACTTTCTGAAGGTGATGGCCACTGTGCTGTTGCTTCCCCCGTCGTCTCCGCGGCCCCAAGAAGAGGAGTTGGAACCGGGCACCCCGAAAACCCTCGGAGACGGGGATCAGGAGCTGGTCCGCTGGCTCTTGGCGAAGCCGGAAGTCATGACTGCCTTTTGCCGCACGCTCCCAGCCGGGCTTTTAACTTCGGTGGCAGGCCGCCACCCAGAGCTCTCCCGGGTCTATCTGGGTCTGCTCACAGACTGGGGTCGACATCTGCACTACGACCTTCAGAAAGGCGTTTGGGTTGGAACCGAGTCCCAGCATGTGCCCTGGGAGGAGTTGTATGGCAAATTTCAAAGCCTctgccaggcacccccacctctGAAAGATGAAGTTCAAACTGCCCTGGAGTCCTGTAAGGCGCAGGATGGAGATTTCCAAGTCCCTGGTCTCAGCATCTGGACCGACCTGTTGTTAGCTCTTGGGCATGGGTCATGATAATGGCACTTAGGAAAAAAGTTTTAGGTGTTTGCCCAGGCCACAGTTCACTGTGGGCAATGTTTTGTTATTGGTTACTTGAATGTAtggtttacaaaattaaaattccgGTGCTTGCACCAGATCTCTACTTTCGTGTGTCCAAAATAGTATTTTGGGTGCTAATTTATAATAGAcgaaattataatttataattataaatgtgtAAAGTAACTGCCGCCTATTGTCATGGATTTTGTGATTAGAGCAGTGACATTGGAAGTACCTTACTTAAAGCCATGAGATTAACAACAGTTTGCTTATTAGAAGGcccatttctggggcgcctgggtagcccagtaggttaagcgtccaacttgggttcaggtcatcatctcccagtttgAGAGTTccagccccctctcctgctctgtgctaacagctcagagctagacgcctgtttctgattctgtgtctccctgtctctctcaaaaaaaaaaaaaacaaaaaaaacaaaaacaaaaaaacattaaaaaaaatttttttaaaggttcatttctaagaatgttgaaaaaaatattgatgtAGTTTCCAAAGTGACCAAACACCTTTTATTCTATCAGTAGGACTTTCGTAGGTTTCCCCCGCCCCACAAGTAGTGAAGAGTTTTCTTTAACCAACAACATgtgttgtcaaaaaaaaaaaagttcattttaaaagctAACGGGCCTATTTGGAGTTTAAATCCTGGACTTTGGCCTTTTGAACTTAATATCCTAACCAATTAATCAGCCTCAACCTGTATTAAAATTGTGTTGTTCAGCaagtttgtttctcatttctgcAAATCACTACTCCCTGAAATTCAAAGACTAGACAGTGCTTTAAAACACTGACTTAAGGATGAGGAAGAATTTTGCTTAAAGTAtagtaaatacaaatatatgccCTTGGATTTAATTTAGCATTTGACGGCAAAAGTATCAAACAACATGAGTTAGAAGACCCAGATCTTAGTGCAGCGTCTGCCACTGACTAGATTAATAATAAATCACAACTTTGGTGTTACAGTTGCCTCATATGTTAAATGAAGTGCTTAAAATAGtttaatgtccttatttttcCCTTGGCACCTGCCCTTTGGGGACAGTTAAGGACATTTGTCTAGGGTTTGTAGGAACCCAATATTTTGAGTTTACCCTGAGGCTCCAGAGCTGGCAGATTCCCAATCACccaatttgttaatttttattagagGGAGTATAATTTTGCATTCATCAAGATATTTTTGTCCCTATCCAAGTTACATGGTAGCaacattttcttggaaaatatatGAAGGTTCAGAaagttaatttctaatttcagaaaTGGAATTAGAATGAGGAGTTGTGTAGTCTTGTAGAATTTTCATTCCAAAGTAGAACCTGGAGTAAACTACTGTTTCCCTACCATGTCTACTTTTTTGAATAATCTGGGTTAACAGTAGCAAATTTTATTTCCTGTGGTCTGATTCCTTTGTCTAGCTCTTATCCATATAGCCCGTCTTTTAGATTGCTTGCCATAGAAACGCAGTTCCTTCTATCAGTTACATGAAAGTCTTGTTTCAGGAAACAACCCTGAGAAGTTCTGTAGGGTTAAGTCCTAATAGAGACTCATAACTCTAAGTTCCAATTCTAAGCTTTAGTTTTAGAGAATGATAGTTTGTAAACTTATTTCCCTATTTCTACAGCTACATCGAgaactcttatttaaaaaatgaaaaaaattgggacgcctgggtggcgcaATAGTTgcttaagtgcccaacttcggctcaggtcatgatctcatggtcctgagtttgagccccacatcaggatctgtgctgacaacactgaacttggagcctgctttggattccgtgtctccctctctctctctgcccctccccagcttgtattctcttctgaaaaataaataaatgataaaaacaaacaaacaaaaacaaattggctataaaatgaaaaaatatggacATAGACCTAAtagtaaagaaaattttgaaatccaTTTTTGTACTTCCCATATCTTATTTTAGGCTCTACTTATGTTCATTACATAGATaatcttgtttaattttcacaCCAAGACTGTATTCTTTAAATCAGGGTATAGGCTAAAAGAGATCAAGTAGAATACTCAAGGGCACACAGAAAATAAGCAGCATGAGAGCAGAAGCcctgtcctttttttctatttccccaAGAGCCTAGCACACTGCCTGGCATGTAGAAGGTACTCctaatatttcaataaatgaaGCCAAGATTAGAACCttaatctatatttttatcttatttttaaacaactttatacTTCAAAATATGCTATTGAATATAGCAATCTTATTCCTCTAAGAATCTATAAGAAAAAGTGAGAGGAAAGATGATAATTGAGTAAATAACTTCAAGCTTCTCATTAGTctgtaaataaaacaatttcatattTGTTGTATTGCTGTTAGTATTATTTAACAACATCTATCTCAATGTTTTAGAACTTCTCTTGGACTTGTCTATTAAGTACATTAGAATATTTGAAATCTAAATGCTGTTTCTATATGCTGGATATTTGTAACATTCTAATGGAAAATGTATAAGGTTTGACTTTTGGTGAATAAATAAGGCATATGTATGGTGTCCTATGTGGTGTGTTATAGTTCACAAAGTTCTACAACTAAATCATCTAGCAGAACCTCTGTAAGACACAGCAATGTGCTATGAGCTTCCAATTTTATTGAGACTCAGGAATTGAGGTTCAGGGTAGCAATTTGTCCAACACCGCATGGCTCTTAGATGGTAAAGCCAACATACATCTGGATCTTTTCTAACTTGAATTGCTCCACATATCTTTTAGATGATTTTAGGTGACTGGTGATTTGAAAACCAATGTTCAATTAAAAGGTCTGTATCATCATTGTATACTCCAAACTAATACAGGGTCTGGCACATGGGAAGCATTACATTTTTTCAGTATTCTTTAAGTTTGGGTTATTGTCACCTGCTATAACTTTTACCAAAGTATTTTACTCTCTGAATGAGAGTTTATGcatcttaaaaatggaaaaatgccaTCTTTTCTACTACTtagcataattaaaaaataaaatgataatgcaTATGGAAATGATGCCAAGTTATCAATAGGCAGAttcacttattttctcttctttaggttAATAAATATAAGTACATGTTTGTAAATGATGATCTATACTTAATCCATTAGTATTTATGAAAAGCAACGATACAGACAAgtataatgaaaactaaaaatgaagcatTACTTAGATTtgaccattaaaataaatttaaaaataaaatgaggtttattattaaaatgatagcTTAATATCTTAAACACATTTCTGTTGCATAAATAATACAGTAGCAATATTAAAGGACTAGCCAGTCACCTTGGCACTATATTCATGTCTATGTATTCCTTCCCATTTTTGGTCATATGTCTGCTATTTCTGTAGCTATAATGTACATACCATTTCTAGATTTTATAAAGTTAtcaattgttttcatgtttagtctttaaaattaggaaaaccTGCACTGATCATAGACTAAgtcctaaataaatattcactgaatgctTTTCCTACATTTAATGAGATGAAAATGTTGaggtctttttccatttttattatgttaactTTTCTAATGATAATTTGTCATCGAATTTCTGGATACTCAACTTGGTCAAATCTTTTTACTATTCTGTtcaatttcatgtatattttgtttagatttttgatTCTCAGTTCATGAGTGAAATTGACCTgtaatttttcattcttatttttgtatgAAATTAAGATTATATTGCCCATACAGTTTGAGTTATGgacttctatttttcttatcatatggaagaattttataaaattggaatGATCAATCCTTTGACAGCTTGGATTATTATTCTCTACTACAATATGAGCTGGATggttttttattgaattatttaactaacatttaaattttcttagtgGTTACAAGAGATATTCACACTTTCTTCTTAAGTCAGTTTTGGTAAGTTATGcttctctaaaaattaatttcatctaaCTTTTCAAATTTACTGAAACAAAGtagtttcttactttttaaatcactAGTATCTTCTCAGCTTTTTATTCATTAGTTACTTGTAgttcagtttctttttgttttttagcctgTCTTTCTTTTCAATTAGTTTCTTCAGATGTTAAGTGTTACATAATTTTTATCAGCAAACTAACACTTTGTCATACATCTATACCTTTTGAAAAGGTTACctatttgctttgctttattctgtttttttccttcttaaataaagacatttagcttattttctttttatgtttatttttttaatgtttgtttatttttgagagagacagagctccagcaggggaggagcagagagaaggagacacagaatcagaagcaagttccaggcactcagctgtcagcacagaatccgatgtggggctctcactaaccttgagatcatgatgtaagaTGAAGTTGGacgtctaactgactgagccacccaggcgccttctttttgtattattatataaCAAACTGATTTCTGAATTCTGCTTTCACTGCAAGAGTTGTGATTTTTTTACATATACCTtttttgatatataaaaataacccACCCCCACATTTCAGCTAGAAATGGCCAACCAGTTAAAGAGTAAATTTCCAAGGTTCTCTTGCAGTTGGGTATGGTACTCACACTAGGTTTTGACCAGTTATATATAAACAGAATTGATAGGCACAGCTTAGGATTCACATTCTAGGATTGTGAAATTATTTGCCCTTATGCCCTTTCTCCCTTCAAATGTATTGGAACATTAGTATGGTGCTGGTGAGCTACTTTGAATCATACAGCTAAAGTCACTTGGAACTGTTGTAGCCCCAAAGATAAAGCCACATGTTGGGTGGAGGAGTAGAGTGATGAAGGGTGAGAAAGGTGGCTTGgaaattatctttatttcctaAAATCCCAATAAAGCATTACAAGTATGTTTTGTTGAGAATCGAAATGTTTGTAGCAGTTGAGCCCTATGGAACATACAGCTACAGCTTTGCCAGAGTGCAAGCCCTCATTTTTCCTTTAACCCACACCAGCTTAACTTCTGCCCTCAGTACTGGATGCCAAATTCAAAGGACAGCTTTCCGATATCAAGTTGTTTGTCTTCTTCACAGCATTAGATATACTGGCATTGTAAGTAGTTGATAACTATTTATGAGTGTATGGGAATGGAGTCAATAAAATAGGAATAGGAATGGAGTAAACATTTCATTAGAGTGTCATCCTTTGGTCACATCTAAGAAATACAGGTCATTTACCTAGTAGGTCCAAGGAGCACAGATCCAGAGTGGAGCCCTCAATATGTGGCAGCTTCTTCAAGCTGTAACCCAACAATCTGAAAAACATTCTGAAGCTTATTTGTTGCATTTGATATGGATCCACCTTCATCAATGTCAAGACTCAGTTGCTGTCATTAAATTGCtcaatttcttttggttttatagCTCTTTTACACAGTTTTGGAGCTCTGAAGCAGTATTCTGATCCTCTAAAGTAGTAGCCAGTTATAAATAGAATGGCCCATCTTCCCTAGATAATTGTGgatatagaatatttatattaacataaatTAGTTAACATAAATGCTCTAGGAAGGAAGCATTGATTTCTCTCAGCAATTAATTGGAAATGATCAATCACTATCTTAGAAGTGTGGCAGTAGCATCATTTATCAGGTACTAATTGTCCTGGTGGGCTAAGAATGCCCTTTCAGCTTAGAAATCTTGTGGCCTTAAGGGAAAGCAGCTTgaataattacaataattaaTGTGTGTACAACTGTCACTTGAAGCTTCATTACTCTTAATATTGGGACAAAGGTTTGAGTTCAAAAAAGCTTACAGTGTTTTAaagtctcattgtggttttatctttttatatcatGGATGATCAAGACTTAAATCTTAGAAATCTTGTTATGCAGTAATTCAGAAGTATAAGCAtaggaatataaaatgtgaataatcagtgtctattttatatttactacAGATAGTATTACCAATTTCTGAATAAGgtctattataattttaatgttaagGACATTTGAAATTTGTACTGAAATTTGGGATTTACACATCAATGTTTAAAATAAGTTCATTCTAAAGTCAATTTTATTGGCTTATCACCACAAACAAAGCCTCTTCACTATAACCTTTCAGTTTCATATTTGTGTGGCaaatgtttcctcatttatttattcaaatagcATTTGATTACCTACTTATATACCAGTCTGTGATTTAATGCAATAAAACTTATTACAAACCAATTTATttagcttatatatttttatgttatgagccaaattttttatttcttaaaagaaaatacaccTGGAGAGCAATATGTGAAGTATAGATGTACGTGTAAATCAATGTTGGGTATTTTACCTTCTATAATTGGTCAAAGCTCTATGGGAAAACTGTTGAAATATTCATTATTATACGTCTGACATATTATCGACACTTATTTTGTAAGATACTCTGTTTGAGGCTATGCATACATTTATGAGCATTGACAATCTgccaaaatgaaacaagaaaatagCACACTGTTAGCTTCCATTGAATATAGATGCAGCCATGGACAAGAATGGGTAAAGGTTTTTGCTAATCTTAAACACATTAGGTCCTTAAAAATGTTCCCTGAATTTGAATCCACAGCGGATGTtaagataaaatttcaaataatctgTTACTAATAAAGACTATCAAAAtgcagaataagaaaaacaaggcagATTGCAAATTATTCCTAGTCTCCTTTAGAGATGAAACAATCTCATAGTTTTACAATATTCTGGCCAAAAAAGAAGTGTGTTTTCtatcttgcattaaaaaaaattatgttcacaATCTTTGatgactttcaaaaatattcagtAGTTTGCATAAATATTGCTAGCCAGTAGGGGGATGAGGTTGAAGGTGCACATTCTCTGGTCTATTTTTCCAATAATTGCAAAAACATGTGTTCCTGACATTGCTGGTTTAAAACTGTTGttggaaacataaaataaattgcaaGTGACTAACAAGAGTAATTTACAAAAGATACACGATCTAGTTCACTAGTCAGCAAGCATAGGTTGCATATGGAATTACTATAGGAACCGAAACTAATCGAGAGCAGGCGCCATTTTCTAATTACAGCTGGAAGCACTGGACCTTGTGCACTGCACCAGTAAATTGGCCCCAGTAGAATCAAAATAATTTCACTGTTTGTCGTTATAGACGTTAGCTAAGGCAGGATATTTGAAGAACATGGTTTCTGTAATTTGTTAAAGatattatatccatttttataGTCTAGTTATATGAACGGAATATTACACCTTATATTACAATTAAAAGgatttataattccatttaagagttttaaaagattaaagaaaacaatgattttttatgGTGGGGGAACTAAAGTGTAACTAAGAACACAAAGgcgggggaaaaaattaaatggctttctttttatggctgatttttatcataaaacaCTATCTCTGGacaattttgaataatttttttcatagctcTAAGCTTCCAACCTTTCCTTTATGTCATTTGGATAAGAATAATAATCACATCTTTTTTCAGTAAAACAATCAAGTGCATGAATATTCAAGAACTTCCTTTAGGCATTCTTTTAGGGTAGGTGTATTGGCAAtgcattctcttcattttcctttatctgGAATGCCTTGATTTCCCTTTAATTTCTGAGGGATAATTGAAACCAGATATAGAATTTGGGGCTGACATGTCTCTTTTTTCAGCATTTGAAAATGTGTCATTTCCTTCTGGTATCTGTAGTTTATGATGGCAAATCTGTCATTTGATTAGTTTTACCTCTACTGGGAAAATGTCATTTCTctgtttcaagatttttttcattgtttatggTTGTTAGAAGTTTGATTATGATATATCTTTGTGGATTCCACTTGTTGGGCTTTTCtcagcttcttttaaaaaaatgattcgacaagagaaacctaatggaggaccagggggaggggaagagggaaagagagttgggg is part of the Suricata suricatta isolate VVHF042 chromosome 11, meerkat_22Aug2017_6uvM2_HiC, whole genome shotgun sequence genome and encodes:
- the FANCF gene encoding Fanconi anemia group F protein is translated as MESLLQHLERFSEVLAVSRTTHVRTWDPATVRRALQWARYLRHVHRRFGRHVRIRAALERRLQNQWRLEGGSGSSPVPGLTNFQALERCDLRLSLRLLENRALGDAAYHCLLQELFPGPGVPDADEETLQGSLARVARRRSAVHLLRLSGCGENSVLEEDFMLKTQAELLLERLREVPRAEAEGPNRFLSTLWDRLPQNNFLKVMATVLLLPPSSPRPQEEELEPGTPKTLGDGDQELVRWLLAKPEVMTAFCRTLPAGLLTSVAGRHPELSRVYLGLLTDWGRHLHYDLQKGVWVGTESQHVPWEELYGKFQSLCQAPPPLKDEVQTALESCKAQDGDFQVPGLSIWTDLLLALGHGS